A window of the Sabethes cyaneus chromosome 1, idSabCyanKW18_F2, whole genome shotgun sequence genome harbors these coding sequences:
- the LOC128745163 gene encoding zinc finger protein CG2199-like yields MEQLEAERNHDEAMEESLENHQPEEASSALDVADPKPTEDPANDENKMEEDEEMKEERLEEDNELEADNQQEGDQSEDKKEDKVKAEEKDKPKVRRKDGEPADLEICRVCTSKENLSNIFDFESSIRICDIIIKICPTVRITERDHLPHKICQKCVEKVRIAFDFKNTCENTDKELRKTLKRAYNKSRRTTDFVIVNCPMSDEEENEDEPQDDDEYKVSQSEVESEPVTSDDSFEPANKKKRTPKRRGRRPKSESTPGIVTGVKRRRGRQPGFKLASPPTASPAVPRRGPGRPPKSATKAKSPGIANVVYIEAPEASSSDSEDDKPIKQRKTHDCTKCDETFKTGVELKEHLQTHKGDLFPCTKCEKTFKSKVYLSNHLERHDQDDKKRAEKMKAKELKKQQQRQKDIQKRRESDSKKPLSSGSAEKKKKLEQPSPANSGRDLFKCVAPLTSTYWSDSFSD; encoded by the coding sequence ATGGAACAGTTAGAAGCCGAAAGAAACCACGATGAAGCGATGGAAGAGTCTCTGGAAAATCACCAGCCGGAGGAGGCATCTTCTGCGCTAGACGTTGCGGACCCGAAACCAACCGAAGATCCGGCAAACGATGAGAACAAAATggaagaagacgaagaaatgaAAGAAGAGAGATTAGAAGAAGATAACGAACTCGAAGCAGATAATCAACAGGAAGGAGATCAGTCCGAAGATAAGAAAGAAGATAAAGTAAAAGCAGAGGAAAAAGATAAACCTAAAGTGCGCCGCAAAGACGGAGAACCCGCAGATTTGGAAATATGTCGGGTGTGCACTTCTaaggaaaacttatccaatatttttgattttgaatctTCAATAAGAATTTGTGACATTATTATAAAAATCTGTCCGACCGTTCGGATAACAGAAAGAGACCATCTACCGCataaaatttgtcaaaaatGCGTAGAAAAAGTTAGAATCGCGTTTGATTTCAAGAACACTTGCGAAAACACCGATAAGGAACTTCGAAAAACATTGAAGCGTGCTTATAACAAGAGTCGGAGAACTACGGATTTTGTAATCGTAAATTGCCCTATGTCAGACGAGGAGGAAAATGAAGACGAACCGCAGGATGATGATGAATATAAAGTTTCTCAGTCGGAAGTCGAGTCAGAACCAGTTACGTCTGACGATAGCTTTGAGCCAGCGAACAAAAAGAAAAGGACACCGAAAAGACGGGGCCGTAGACCGAAATCAGAATCTACTCCAGGAATTGTAACTGGCGTTAAGCGAAGACGAGGTCGACAACCAGGATTTAAACTAGCAAGTCCTCCTACTGCATCGCCAGCAGTCCCTCGTCGCGGTCCAGGTCGCCCTCCAAAATCAGCCACGAAAGCAAAATCCCCAGGAATAGCTAATGTTGTCTATATtgaagcgccagaagcaagctcATCGGACAGCGAAGATGATAAACCGATTAAACAACGCAAAACTCACGATTGTACGAAGTGCGACGAAACTTTCAAAACCGGCGTCGAACTAAAGGAGCATCTTCAGACCCACAAAGGCGACTTATTCCCCTGTACCAAGTGTGAGAAAACCTTTAAATCAAAGGTTTATCTGTCTAATCACTTGGAACGGCATGATCAGGATGATAAAAAACGAGCGGAAAAGATGAAGGCCAAGGAACTCAAGAAGCAACAGCAGCGGCAAAAGGACATCCAGAAGCGTCGCGAGTCTGATTCCAAAAAACCATTGTCCTCAGGGAgtgcagaaaagaagaaaaaactggAACAACCCTCGCCGGCCAACAGCGGGAGAGATCTGTTTAAATGTGTCGCACCGCTCACTTCCACCTACTGGAGCGACAGTTTTTCGGATTAA